The Methylocaldum marinum genome includes the window GAGCGAATTCATCCACTTCGCCTGTACCTCGGAGGATATCAACAATTTGGCGTATGCCTTGATGCTGAAGGAGGCCCGGGATAACGTTCTGCTGCCGCAGCTCGCGCAACTGGCGGCGGCGATCAAGGAAAAGGCGCGAATCTATGCCGGACAGCCGATGCTGTCGCGCACCCATGGGCAATCGGCGACGCCGACGACCATGGGTAAGGAGTTCGCCAATGTTTCCGCCCGTCTCGAAAGACAGTTCGGGCAATTGGAATCGATCGAGCTGTCGGGCAAGATCAACGGTGCCGTGGGTAATTACAATGCCCACCGGGTCGCCTATCCCGAAGTCGATTGGCCGACCTTTTGCCGAAACTTCGTTGCGTCTTTGGGATTGACGTTCAATCCTTACACCACCCAGATCGAGCCTCACGATTATCTTGCCGAGTTTTTCCATACTCTGTCGCGGTTCAACACGGTGCTGATCGATTTCAATCGCGATGTGTGGGGCTATGTTTCCCTCGGCTATTTTCGGCAGAAGACCGTCGTGGGCGAGGTGGGTTCTTCGACCATGCCGCACAAGGTCAATCCCATCGATTTCGAAAATTCGGAAGGCAATCTGGGAGTGGCTAATGCGATTTTCGGTCACCTTGCCGAAAAGCTGCCGATTTCCCGCTGGCAGCGGGATTTGACTGATTCGACCGTGCTGCGCAACATTGGGGTGGGGATCGCGCATACTTCGATCGCCGTGCAATCCACTCTCAAGGGATTAGCTAAACTAGAAATCGATCCGGGTGCCATGGAAGCGGATCTAGCCGCCAATCTGGAGGTACTGGCCGAGCCGATTCAGACGGTCATGCGCCGCTACGGCATCGAAAAACCTTACGAAAAGTTGAAAGACCTGACCCGGGGCAAGCGGATCGAGCCGGAAGCCTTGGCCGGATTCATCCTCGGCCTCGCGATTCCGGACGACGCAAAGCAGCGCCTGCTGGCACTGACGCCTCGCGAATACACGGGTTACGCGGAAAATCTGGCGAAGAACGCCTAAACGACAAACTATCGATGTTTAAAAAACTATTACTGTTTTTTCTAATCGCTCTCCCGGTATTCCCGATAATGGCCGAAGAGACACCGGTCCAGCGGCTTCGGAATTTTCTTGCGAAGGCGAATACGCTGCAGGCGGAATTTTCCCAGGTCGTCATTGATGAGTTCGGCAGCCCTCGCCAGCGTAGCAGCGGCGTTTTTTATCTCCAGCGTCCCGGCAAATTCCGCTGGGATTACAAGAAGCCCTACAGCCAGGAAATCGTTTCCAACGGCGGCAAGGTCTGGTTCTACGACGTCGATCTCGAGCAAGTGACCGCCAAGCGTCTGGACGATGCGATCGGTTCCACGCCGGCCCTGCTGCTGAGCGGCGAGGTAGCGTTGGAAACCAATTTCAAAATCGAGGATCAGGGAACCGACGAAGGCCTGTTCTGGATCAAACTGGTGCCGAAATCGGAGGACAGCGGATTCAAGTCTGTTCTAATCGGGCTGGATGGCGATACGCTCGCCGGAATGGAACTCAGCGATAATTTCGGCCAGGTCACCCGCATTTATTTCACCGGCGTGAAAACCGGGCTCAGGCTGAACCGCGAACTGTTCGAATTCCGTCCTCCGCCCGGCGTCGACGTGTTCGAGGAAAAATAAACACGTGAGTACGGACTTTCAGAGACCCCTGGCCGATCGGATGCGGCCGCGCTGCCTGGACGAGTACGTCGGCCAACGGCACCTGATCTCGCCCGGCAGGCCGCTCTACGAAGCCATCAAGGCCGGCAAGCTGCACTCGATGATTTTCTGGGGACCGCCGGGCACCGGCAAGACGACATTGGCGCGGATCGTGGCGCGCCACGCCGACGCCGAGTTCCTGCCGATTTCGGCGGTACTGGCGGGCGTCAAGGAAATCCGGGAGGCCGTTGCGGAGGCAAAGCGGCTTTTGACCCAGCGCAATCGGCGCACCATCTTGTTCGTGGACGAGGTGCACCGCTTTAACAGATCCCAGCAAGATGCCTTTTTGCCGCATGTCGAAGACGGCACGATCTATTTCATCGGCGCCACCACCGAAAATCCTTCTTTCGAGCTGAACAACGCCTTGCTTTCGCGGGCGCGGGTCTATCTGTTGAAGTCCTTATCGGAAGACGATTTGCTCGAGCTTATCGAGCAGGCTTTGCGGGACACCGAGCGCGGCGCCGGCCGTCCGGAGCTCGGATTTGCCGACGAGCTGCGCCGCTGGTACGCCAAGGCGGCCGATGGCGATGCCAGAAAACTCCTGGGCTTGCTGGAGATTACCCTGGATCTGCTGGAATCCGGGCAAGATCAGGTTACCTCGGAGATCGCGCGGGAAGTGCTCGCCGGCGGAGGAAGCCGGCGATTCGACAAGCAGGGCGAGGATTTTTACAACCAAATTTCGGCGTTGCACAAGTCGGTGCGGGGAAGTGCTCCGGATCCGGCTTTGTACTGGCTGTGCCGCATGCTGGACGGCGGTTGCGATCCCCTGTATCTCGCGCGCCGCATCGTCCGTATCGCCAGCGAGGATATCGGCAACGCGGATCCCCGCGCGCTGGATCTGGCGCTGAGCGCCTGGGAGGCGCAGGAGCGGCTAGGCAGCCCGGAAGGCGAATTGGCCCTGGCGCAAGCGGTTCTGTATCTCGCTTGTGCCCCCAAGAGCAATGCGGTATACACCGCCTATAATATGGCTCGTGCCGATGCGGCTGGAACCGGTAGCCTGGAAGTGCCGACTCATCTTCGCAATGCCCCGACGCGCTTGATGAAAGAACTTGATTACGGAAAGCATTACCGCTACGCCCACGACGAGCCCGATGCTTATGCGGCGGGCGAGAATTATTTTCCTGACGGTTTTCGGCCGCGGACGTACTATAAGCCGGTTCCACGAGGGCTGGAAATCAAGATCGCGGAAAAACTGGAGCGGTTGAAGACTTTGGATAAGGCGGCTCTGGACAAGACATAGTTACTACTGGACGAGTTTTATGATCGATCACCAAGCGGACCATGAAGAGGGGACGGAACCGGTGAGTGGCAAGGACACGGAAAAAGAACGCAGACGTTATTTCCGGATAGAAGACGAGATTATTCTTTTTTTCAGGGAAATTGCACCCGATGACATCCCCGACAATCGAAGTCCGCGCGATTTTCCCCTGGACTCTTTCGCTCTGTCCGCCAGCCTGGATCTACTCACCCAAGAATCCCGCAAGCTGCTGCGGAAAATCGAAAGAGATTCTCCGGAAGTCGGCGATTTTTTGAAGGTGCTGGAGCGCAAAATCGATCTCGTCGCTCGATCTTTCCTAAGCTACGAAGCCAATCTGGCGGAGCAGTCCACTCAACGTGTCAGCCTCAGTGCTTCCGGTTTGTCCTTCGAGGTAGAAAAGCCATACGCTCCCGGCAAAGTGCTGGAGATCAAGATGGTCCTGCATCCCGATCTGGTCGGGTTGATTGCGTACGGCCGTATCGTCTATTGCAAGAAGAACCCGCCGGATTCCGATTTGCCCTACCAAATTTCGGTCGATTTCGTGGGTTTGCGCGACAGCGATCGGGAATTGCTGATTCGCCATGTGGTCCGGCGCCAGCTGCAACAGCTCAGAAACAGAAAACGGCCATCGGAATAAGCGTTTCCGCTCACCGGCTTATTCATGCAGTACGATGCGCTGACCAGGACCCTCCTTCAATTGCTGTCCGATAACGGCTTTCACTCGGGAGCGGAGCTGGCGAGGCGGCTCGGCGTCAGCAGAACGGTGATATGGAAGACGGTTCGTGCCCTGCAACAGCGAGGGATTGAAATTGCCGCCTTGTCGGGGAAAGGCTATCGCGTTACGCAGCCCGTCGAATTGCTCGATGAAACCGCAATCCAGTCCTCATTGAGTTCGGAAGCCGCTCGACTCATCGGGGCACTGCACATTTACGACGAACTGGATTCGACCAATACCCGCTTGATGCGTCTTGCTGCCGAGGGGGCACCCTCCGGCGCTATCTGCCTGGCGGAAACGCAGACCGCCGGCAAGGGACGTACCGGCCGATCCTGGCTTTCGCCCCTGGGCGCGAATGTTTATCTCTCGGTCTTGTGGCGTTTCGACGACCACTCCCTTGTAGCCGGTCTCAGCCTGGCGGTCGGAGTCGCTGCGATTCGTGCCCTAGATCGGGTCGGCGTCGGCGGGGTGGGACTCAAGTGGCCGAACGATCTATTGTGGGAAGATCTCAAGCTGGGTGGGATATTGCTGGAAGTGAGCGGGGAGGCTCATGGCGGATGCGCCGTCATCGTGGGCTTGGGTGTCAACCGATATATCCCCCCTGCCGTCGGGAGCGGGATAGATCAGGCATGGGTCGATCTCGCGACCGTGGCGGGAGCATCCGCCCCTTCGCGGAACCGCCTGGTTGCTTCGATATTGAGCGAGCTTTTGCCTTTGCTGAACGATTATCGGCGCACCGGGCTCGAGCCCTATCTTCCGGAGTGGCGCCGCCGGCATCGTTTGACGGGGCGCGCCGTGGTGGTCCACCAAGGTGATCGGGAAACCGTGGGCACGGTCACGGATGTTACGGCCGAGGGATTGCTGGTCTTGACGTGCAAGGACGGCAAGCGCCGCGAGTTCGCGTCGGGCGACGTGCGGCTCCGGATTGCCCGCTGAGGACATGAGCGCGATCCTGCTTCTCGTCGATATCGGCAACAGCCGTGTGAAATGGGGAATCGCACAGGAAAACCGTATCGTTTCGGGCCAATCGTTTGCTTCGGCCAGTGAATCGCTCGGAGATTCACTGGATGTTCATTGGCTGTCTCTTCCGGTTCCGCATCGTATCTTTGCCTGTAACGTGGCCGGCAACGAGGCGGAGCGTACCATTACGGACTGGATCCGGGGACACTGGAGAATTTCCTCCAACTTCGTGAGACCGGCGGATCGAGGCTATGGTGTAGTGAACGGTTACGAAAGGCCGGAAAAACTCGGCGTCGATCGCTGGGTGAGTCTGATCGCATCACGGGAATTCGCGAATCGATCAATATGCGTCGCCGACTGCGGCACGGCATTGACGTTCGACGTACTCGACGCAGACGGCCGGCATCTCGGGGGGCTCATCGCACCCGGTTTGGCTCTGATGAAACGGGCGCTGGTACAGGAAACGAAGGGTATCGGGAATGTCGGCCACGATCGTTCCGATTTTCTGGGACGCAGCACCTCTGCAGCCGTGCAGGGCGGCATCTTGACGGCTTGTGCGGGATTAATCGAGAAGTCTCTAGAAAGAGCGGCGAAAAAATTGGGACATGCACCGGACTTGCTGCTTACCGGCGGCGACGCGGAAGTGATCGCCGGCGTGCTCGATAAGCCGTGCAGAGTGGTTCCGGATCTGATTTTGCGAGGATTGCTGCGCATCGCGAGTAGCGTTTCATGAAGTATGCTTTTTTTAGCCTGATTCTGGTGAACGTCGTCTTCTTTCTTTGGGAAAGCAACATCCTCGGACGGGGCAGCGTTTCCTCCCAGTCCTATAAGGAATTGCGGCTTCCTCGTGCCTTGGACCCCATTACGCTGCTCAGCGAGCGGTCCGGGTCGTCCGAAAAGCCTGCCGGCATGGTTTTGGCCAGCGTCTCCGGAAGCCAGGTCAAGCCTGAAAAAATCAAGGAGACGACCCCGATTATCGAATCGGCGTCGGTGCAGGAAAAAGGGGACGTGGCCGAAATACCGCTCTCGTCGAAAGGCGGCGCGCAATCGAGCTGTTTCCAGTGGGGTCCGGTTACCGAGGAGTCGCAGGCGCGCGAGGTTTTGAACCTGGTCAAAGCGGAGTCGGATCAGGCTGCCGTGGTCAGGAAACCTTCCGATCTGACCGACGGCTGGTGGGTGCTGTTTCCCAAGGCTCATGATATGGAAGCAGCGCGAGCGAACCGGAACATGTTGCTGGAAAAAGGGGTGACCGATCTGTGGCTGTTCGACAAAGGGACACTACAAGGCGCGATATCGCTCGGTCTTTTTAAAGGTTTAAACCGAGCGGAGCTGGCTCAGCAAAGATTCACGGAAAAGGGCATCATTACCGAGGTAGTGCCGCGCCAGGTACGGGGCGACGCCTATTGGGTACGGATTCCCTGGAGTCGCCCGGCATCGGAATTGAATGAAGTGCTGAAATCTACGGATTCGAAGCAAGCGGCAGGGTCGTCCCCGTCACTCGTTCCCTGCGATTGATTGGCCACCGATATGGGCAAACCGGTCTATGGCCGGCCACTTCGACCGGCGCTTCGGGGTGCCGTATACCCGGATCCTGTTCTTACCGGCTCGCGTGAAAAGATCATAATGCGGCAGGGCGACCCTGACTCTCCGCAAGATCCGAAGTACTCGAACGGCCCCTTACCCAATTTTGCTTGTAGGGTCCAAGCCACCAAACCCCTTCAATGCGAATTAAGTGCTCTGCGGCAAACCGTTCAACGGGAACATGATGCGGTGAGTCGGCCGAAAACGTGGACGAGGAGGCCTCGGTAGGAGTGGACCTTGCCAGCGACTTCGATCCAGGTTTTCTCTTGAACCCAATGAAACAGCGCCTCGATTGGATGGCGAATCCGCGACGCGGCTGCCGAGAACGGCCGGTCAGCCGCATCGAGGTGCGTCTGTCCTGGGGCTTTTCGGGCCGGTGTGTAGGCGGTGAACGGGAGCGAGGATTGGCGCGAGAGATAGGCATAGGCCTTATCGGCAAAGAGGTTCTGGTAGGCGAGTACGGGGGCGACTTGTTCGAGCACCGGACCATCATTAAGACTGACTAGGAGTGATCCCGATATAGCGGAACAACGGCAAGGTTGCGGGGCGGTAGTCGCCGATCGCATGGATTTTCACGCCGTGGTCATAGTGTTTCTGGATGGGGCAATACCCGCTATTCGCCGCTTGGGGGGGCGGCCTTGGCGGTGAAGCGCCGGCTCTATTGGGCCAATTCCATCGGGAGGGAATCGGCGACACCGGTGGCGGTGGCCGGTTTGCCGGCTGGACTCCAGCGTTCCAACAGTGCGGGAAACACGTCCGCCAATCGATTCAGGCGCTGCACGAAGCCGCCATAGCTGGGCAGATGAGGTAACCAGTCGCGCCAATAACGGTCGGCCTGAGAGTAGAGAGCCTTGATCTCCTGCTGTGTATTCAGGATGCCGAACGATAGAGCATAATGAAACCTTCGTCTATAAAGTGGAGATCGGCATAGGGCGTAAAGCGTTGGACATGGACCCAGATCTCCCGGCGGTAAAGTTCGCACACGGTCAGGTAGAGGGTGATGCGTTGTGATTGCCAGTCCATGGTCGTCCCTCCGAGGGGTGTTGCGGAATACGCGTCAAGAGATGCCGTTGGACTGGCTCTCGCTCAGTTGGCTCTTAATTCGCATTCAAGCACGTGAACGGTGTTCGGGCTGACCCGGAACAGCGCGGCCGTCTCGCGCACGCTGTGCGTCAGGGCGTAGCTGAACATTCGAGTTCTCAGATCGAGTGAGTAAGCTTTCATTGCATGACTCCAAGGCGATGTTCACCCTTCGACCGCCAGTAATCGCAAAATTGTGATTTTGCTGTAATAATTAGGCAAACACGCCTAACGGAACGGATTCCAAGCGCCGGGGAAACGGCGGCTACGATGGTAAGCGTCCGGCTGTCCGCATAATTCCCACCGATTAGCGCCTGAGTCACAGTATCGCCATATTCCCGAAGAGGAGGAGATGGCGATGACGAAACAAGAACGAGAGATGCATTGGCGGGTCCTGCTGGAGCAACAGGCAGGGAGTGGGTTGTCGGTGCGCGCTTGGTGTGCGCGCGAGGCGGTCAGCTATGCGGCGTTCATCTACTGGCGTCGACGCGTAGCGCAGCCAGCGGTGGTGGCGCCACTGACGTTGATGCGGGTAGATGGCGGTGAGACAGCAGTCGGTGGTCTGTGGTTGTCGGTGGGCGGGGTTCGCATCGAGGTGAAACCGGGGTTCGATGCCGGGTTGTTGAAGCAGGTGGTGGCCGCATTGGTCTCGTGATGCTGGCGACGATTCTGAGTGCGGCGGCGGTGTATGTGGTGGCCGAGCCGGTCGATTTGCGCAAGTCCATCGATGGTTTGGCGCTGGCGGTGGAGAGCAGTCTGGGGCATTCGCCGTTATCGGGTGCGGTGTTCGTGTTTTTCAACCGGGGCCGGGACAAGGTGAAGCTGTTGTGGTGGGATCGTCACGGTTTCTGGCTGGCCTACAAGCGGCTGGAGAACGGCCGCTTCCGCAAGCCGGTTCAGGGGACGATTTCGCGCTCGGACCTGCTGCTGTTGCTGGAAGGCGTGGACCTGACGGTGGCCCGTTTCCGCGCGGTTCGCGCGGGTCGGGTCGGCTGAGTCGAAAGTGCCTGAAACCCGCATCAGAGCTGGGCTTTCGGGTGGTCCACCGGGTATAATGGCAGCCATGAATGCCGCCGCTCTCGCCGAAGAAAATCGTACTCTAAAGGCCACCCTGGCCCAGCGCGAGGCGCGCATCGAACGGCTGGAATTCGACCTGGCGCAGCTGAAGAAGCTGCTGTTCGGCGCCCGTTCCGAGCGACTGGCGACCCTCCCCGACATCGACCAACTGCCGCTGTGGGATGAGGTGCCCGAGGACGCCCCCGTCGCCAGTCCGGTGGCGTTCAAGACGGTGGTGGTGCAATCGCCCGCCAAGAATCAACCGAAGCGCACCGCACTGCCGGCGCATCTGCCGCGAGAGATCGTGGTATTGCCGTTGTCGGCACAAG containing:
- the purB gene encoding adenylosuccinate lyase yields the protein MTSLTCLSPIDGRYAEKVDALRPLLSEYGLVRFRVLVEVRWLQALASEPAIGEVPALSDHANDRLEAILTGFSVSDAERVKEIERTTNHDVKAVEYFLKEKIADHTELAAVSEFIHFACTSEDINNLAYALMLKEARDNVLLPQLAQLAAAIKEKARIYAGQPMLSRTHGQSATPTTMGKEFANVSARLERQFGQLESIELSGKINGAVGNYNAHRVAYPEVDWPTFCRNFVASLGLTFNPYTTQIEPHDYLAEFFHTLSRFNTVLIDFNRDVWGYVSLGYFRQKTVVGEVGSSTMPHKVNPIDFENSEGNLGVANAIFGHLAEKLPISRWQRDLTDSTVLRNIGVGIAHTSIAVQSTLKGLAKLEIDPGAMEADLAANLEVLAEPIQTVMRRYGIEKPYEKLKDLTRGKRIEPEALAGFILGLAIPDDAKQRLLALTPREYTGYAENLAKNA
- the lolA gene encoding outer membrane lipoprotein chaperone LolA; this encodes MAEETPVQRLRNFLAKANTLQAEFSQVVIDEFGSPRQRSSGVFYLQRPGKFRWDYKKPYSQEIVSNGGKVWFYDVDLEQVTAKRLDDAIGSTPALLLSGEVALETNFKIEDQGTDEGLFWIKLVPKSEDSGFKSVLIGLDGDTLAGMELSDNFGQVTRIYFTGVKTGLRLNRELFEFRPPPGVDVFEEK
- a CDS encoding replication-associated recombination protein A — protein: MSTDFQRPLADRMRPRCLDEYVGQRHLISPGRPLYEAIKAGKLHSMIFWGPPGTGKTTLARIVARHADAEFLPISAVLAGVKEIREAVAEAKRLLTQRNRRTILFVDEVHRFNRSQQDAFLPHVEDGTIYFIGATTENPSFELNNALLSRARVYLLKSLSEDDLLELIEQALRDTERGAGRPELGFADELRRWYAKAADGDARKLLGLLEITLDLLESGQDQVTSEIAREVLAGGGSRRFDKQGEDFYNQISALHKSVRGSAPDPALYWLCRMLDGGCDPLYLARRIVRIASEDIGNADPRALDLALSAWEAQERLGSPEGELALAQAVLYLACAPKSNAVYTAYNMARADAAGTGSLEVPTHLRNAPTRLMKELDYGKHYRYAHDEPDAYAAGENYFPDGFRPRTYYKPVPRGLEIKIAEKLERLKTLDKAALDKT
- a CDS encoding PilZ domain-containing protein, with protein sequence MIDHQADHEEGTEPVSGKDTEKERRRYFRIEDEIILFFREIAPDDIPDNRSPRDFPLDSFALSASLDLLTQESRKLLRKIERDSPEVGDFLKVLERKIDLVARSFLSYEANLAEQSTQRVSLSASGLSFEVEKPYAPGKVLEIKMVLHPDLVGLIAYGRIVYCKKNPPDSDLPYQISVDFVGLRDSDRELLIRHVVRRQLQQLRNRKRPSE
- a CDS encoding biotin--[acetyl-CoA-carboxylase] ligase — its product is MQYDALTRTLLQLLSDNGFHSGAELARRLGVSRTVIWKTVRALQQRGIEIAALSGKGYRVTQPVELLDETAIQSSLSSEAARLIGALHIYDELDSTNTRLMRLAAEGAPSGAICLAETQTAGKGRTGRSWLSPLGANVYLSVLWRFDDHSLVAGLSLAVGVAAIRALDRVGVGGVGLKWPNDLLWEDLKLGGILLEVSGEAHGGCAVIVGLGVNRYIPPAVGSGIDQAWVDLATVAGASAPSRNRLVASILSELLPLLNDYRRTGLEPYLPEWRRRHRLTGRAVVVHQGDRETVGTVTDVTAEGLLVLTCKDGKRREFASGDVRLRIAR
- a CDS encoding type III pantothenate kinase translates to MSAILLLVDIGNSRVKWGIAQENRIVSGQSFASASESLGDSLDVHWLSLPVPHRIFACNVAGNEAERTITDWIRGHWRISSNFVRPADRGYGVVNGYERPEKLGVDRWVSLIASREFANRSICVADCGTALTFDVLDADGRHLGGLIAPGLALMKRALVQETKGIGNVGHDRSDFLGRSTSAAVQGGILTACAGLIEKSLERAAKKLGHAPDLLLTGGDAEVIAGVLDKPCRVVPDLILRGLLRIASSVS
- the tnpA gene encoding IS66 family insertion sequence element accessory protein TnpA — encoded protein: MAMTKQEREMHWRVLLEQQAGSGLSVRAWCAREAVSYAAFIYWRRRVAQPAVVAPLTLMRVDGGETAVGGLWLSVGGVRIEVKPGFDAGLLKQVVAALVS
- the tnpB gene encoding IS66 family insertion sequence element accessory protein TnpB (TnpB, as the term is used for proteins encoded by IS66 family insertion elements, is considered an accessory protein, since TnpC, encoded by a neighboring gene, is a DDE family transposase.) yields the protein MLATILSAAAVYVVAEPVDLRKSIDGLALAVESSLGHSPLSGAVFVFFNRGRDKVKLLWWDRHGFWLAYKRLENGRFRKPVQGTISRSDLLLLLEGVDLTVARFRAVRAGRVG